Proteins co-encoded in one Bemisia tabaci chromosome 9, PGI_BMITA_v3 genomic window:
- the LOC109030430 gene encoding uncharacterized protein — protein sequence MEILSYKLPFFLTFLGLLGKIKINSDWTIYLDTLLNLNTMWNAKATEQLPRPASIQSIQLDPELVEKLQKVPDVEFFMNTAVNSLQCIGVTINGFKTVPIPKPVEKLEDVHAERLYFVPYGSSAFKSLHEFWRASFQIMVGNSGRSQNKFKIALDFKVSDTRNGKSAPSASEVLTDFLQASNDLNVEIVPAHTYKNGTKCGVHLSYISGPQCLSQLSLQGGSDDTFFLVAVPVETQIKNGSNTISNYGKDYAVLYEQVFGSFRYGLLKKKISGRKTKVYHVSENVLSTLNALKSEVKTGEEQLVFVVSKTCTSPEAMIRKILREAGTRNFKFFFLLDNNAPPFSLDESIYREQLERDVLMNVLKNGKWGSYHGVPISKLVPANVAQILPHVNQVSEEVNIRYIGLNPTSSQNMTQGSPAILDYSGVTPAGVHVVGIAYKNEGFKNNICLDSIFQWTVPKNLPLDEAASLPTAYLMAHSIMEERMAVRIVNDTDGTMKKTAFIINGQSPIGLAFISLCIEKNYDIYTTVSNETAAQLVSQIFPQIPKSNITNDNSEDFYVPMMFGTNGVGPDIIVSDAPRKQMLTAWTCIGKHGSFVNLNEETMQHNAPLPMGRFSKDTGYYGFKLSQLVQLPKERKIRLHALVSESLSSGQMVHMPHKSVDVNDLSQLSRTVEMVTEQGGKLLLDVGSNYKGKKVKTPASDFNCVSQSEWITPKDSQLSSVIISSSVGRVVNLVEWLLERGVKNIVLSTSDANDNREAVRAINNATSRHEATLLMTSAKAAHTPAGVENILNQAKRLGEISTIFTVAMDTKDSILPVIQKYMKNFLNNYTLINIQGETWTHEIKNMVTIICDDDVSYCGVLSQALTDHNKPATYVVSSRSSCTRNESVVGVKESMTDYLPSSLQELEEIGESLSHWDSRLSSQIPATFIQTTSLATNMPYKHGDVLPVFIIPAFCETQLRPLLSKFMYPCYSAHTRPEANSPQQIAEHLFSSMTKIQTKGPYTIVAETWSGGVAMLLANLLSDFDREVSLFLLQGFPRKMYSLLPQEKSIADCLLEVLLELIEKDTPSKTKDLNGTRGIETAMQLISNKFNRSFVTRALQTIERNLELVKSLSNRKISLQSALVLMEVSQICKLTSDEVEEVSKNFQLVKIDCGNHKEMISHPRTAKLIAEKAPFSW from the exons ATGGAAATTCTTTCTTAcaaacttcctttttttctcacctTTTTAGGCTtgttgggaaaaattaaaataaactcaGACTGGACAATTTACTTAGACACACTACTGAACCTGAATACAATGTGGAATGCTAAGGCCACCGAGCAGTTACCAAGACCTGCCTCAATTCAATCTATACAGCTTGATCCTGAACTAGTTGAAAAACTACAGAAAG TTCCTGATGTGGAGTTTTTCATGAACACAGCTGTGAATAGCCTTCAATGTATTGGAGTCACAATAAATGGCTTCAAAACTGTCCCAATACCGAAGCCAGTTGAGAAATTGGAAGATGTGCACGCAGAGAGACTTTACTTTGTACCCTATGGTAGTAGTGCGTTCAAG AGTTTACACGAATTTTGGCGTGCCAGTTTTCAAATAATGGTTGGAAATTCAGGTAGATcccaaaataaattcaaaatagcGCTAGATTTCAAAGTAAGTGATACACGTAACGGAAAATCAGCTCCATCGGCTTCTGAAGTACTTACAGATTTTCTTCAGGCCAGCAATGATTTGAAT GTGGAAATTGTACCCGCTCACACTTACAAAAATGGCACAAAATGTGGAGTACACCTTTCCTACATTTCTGGTCCACAATGTTTGTCACAATTATCACTTCAGGGAGGCAGTGACGACACCTTCTTCCTTGTTGCGGTGCCAGTCGAAACTCAGATCAAAAATGGTTCAAACACCATCTCAAACTATGGCAAAGATTATGCTGTGTTATACGAACAAGTATTTGGTTCCTTCAGATATGGACTCCTGAAAAAG aaaatttctggTCGGAAGACAAAAGTTTATCACGTGTCAGAAAATGTATTATCAACTTTGAATGCTCTAAAATCGGAGGTCAAAACTGGGGAAGAGCAATTGGTTTTCGTCGTCAGCAAAACATGCACAAGTCCCGAGGCCATGATCCGTAAAATATTGAGGGAAGCTGGAACAAGGAATTTCAA GTTTTTCTTCTTGCTGGATAACAATGCACCTCCATTCTCTCTTGACGAGAGCATCTATCGAGAACAACTGGAGAGAGATGTATTGATGAACGTACTGAAAAACGGAAAATGGGGCAGTTACCACGGAGTACCGATTTCAAAACTGGTACCTGCAAACGTGGCCCAGATCCTGCCCCACGTTAACCAAGTGTCCGAGGAGGTCAATATTCGATACATCGGTTTAAATCCCACCAGCTCCCAAAATATGACACAG GGATCACCGGCAATTTTGGACTATTCTGGAGTAACACCAGCAGGAGTTCACGTAGTAGGCATTGCGTATAAAAATGAAGGGTTCAAGAACAATATTTGCTTGGACTCGATATTCCAATGGACTGTACCAAAGAATCTTCCATTAGATGAGGCGGCTTCTCTACCGACCGCATATTTAATG GCGCACTCGATCATGGAAGAAAGGATGGCAGTTAGAATAGTAAATGATACGGACGGGACAATGAAAAAGACAGCTTTCATCATAAATGGACAATCGCCTATCGGACTGGCTTTCATATCTCTTTGCATCGAAAAGAATTATGATATTTACACCACCGTCTCTAACGAGACGGCTGCTCAACTTGTGTCTCAGATATTCCCTCAG atacCGAAATCAAACATCACAAACGACAACTCCGAGGACTTTTACGTTCCGATGATGTTCGGAACCAACGGAGTGGGTCCCGATATAATAGTAAGCGATGCCCCCCGAAAACAGATGCTTACGGCTTGGACCTGCATCGGCAAACATGGCAGTTTTGTCAACCTTAACGAAGAGACGATGCAACACAATGCACCTCTCCCGATGGGCAGGTTTAGCAAAGATACCGGTTACTACGGCTTCAAGCTATCCCAACTGGTGCAGTTACCGAAAGAACGGAAAATTCGACTTCATGCGCTTGTCAGTGAGAGTCTTTCATCGGGACAGATGGTTCACATGCCACACAAATCAGTGGACGTCAATGATCTAAGTCAGTTATCTAG aacTGTTGAAATGGTCACAGAACAAGGTGGTAAACTTTTACTAGATGTAGGCTCGAACTATAAAGGCAAAAAGGTCAAAACTCCAGCCTCCGATTTTAATTGTGTCAGTCAGAGTGAATGGATTACTCCCAAAGACTCTCAACTTTCCTCCGTGATTATAA GTTCAAGCGTGGGAAGAGTGGTAAATTTAGTAGAGTGGTTATTAGAACGTGGCGTGAAGAATATAGTATTATCTACCTCGGATGCAAATGACAACAGAGAGGCAGTGCGAGCGATCAACAATGCCACTTCCAGGCATGAGGCAACCTTACTAATGACGTCAGCAAAGGCCGCCCACACACCCGCTGGCGTGGAGAATATACTAAACCAAGCTAAAAGACTGGGAGAAATCTCAACAATATTCACAGTTGCAATG GATACAAAAGACTCCATCTTACCGGTAATTCAGAAgtatatgaaaaattttcttaataACTACACGCTGATCAATATACAAGGAGAGACGTGGACGCATGAGATCAAAAATATGGTGACGATCATATGTGACGACGATGTGAGCTATTGCGGCGTCCTAAGCCAGGCTTTGACTGATCATAATAAACCAGCTACTTACGTCGTTTCAAGCAGAAGCTCCTGCACGAGAAACGAATCTG TCGTCGGTGTGAAAGAGTCGATGACAGACTATCTACCCTCTTCCTTACAAGAATTAGAAGAAATAGGAGAATCTTTAAGTCACTGGGACTCCAGATTGAGCTCGCAGATTCCTGCTACATTCATACAAACTACATCCTTAGCGACCAACATGCCATACAAACATGGAGATGTCCTTCCTGTGTTCATCATCCCGGCTTTTTGTGAAACGCAGCTGAGACCGCTACTTTCCAAATTCATGTACCCCTGCTACAGTGCTCACACACGTCCGGAAGCAAATTCACCACAACAAATTGCAGAGCATCTTTTCTCG TCTATGACGAAAATCCAAACGAAAGGACCTTACACGATAGTGGCAGAGACGTGGAGTGGAGGAGTAGCGATGCTCCTCGCAAATCTTCTGTCTGATTTCGACCGTGAAGTATCCCTCTTTTTGTTACAAGGATTTCCGAGAAAGATGTATTCTCTGTTACCTCAAGAGAAATCTATAGCTGATTGCCTGTTGGAGGTTTTGTTAGAACTAATTGAAAAA gATACTCCGAGCAAAACCAAAGATCTCAATGGTACTAGAGGGATTGAAACAGCAATGCAACTGATATCGAATAAATTCAACAGAAGTTTTGTCACACGGGCGTTACAAACTATTGAACGGAATTTAGAACTCGTAAAGAGTCTCTCAAATCGGAAGATTTCTTTACAGAGTGCTTTAGTTCTTATGGAAGTAAGCCAGATCTGCAAGCTGACATCTGATGAAGTTGAAGAG GTGTCAAAGAACTTCCAGCTGGTCAAAATCGACTGTGGAAACCACAAAGAGATGATTTCACATCCCCGGACTGCGAAGTTGATTGCAGAGAAAGCACCATTTTCTTGGTGA